Part of the Lotus japonicus ecotype B-129 chromosome 6, LjGifu_v1.2 genome, TGGCTACTGCATGAGAAGTTGCAAGGCATGTTAATGTGTTGCTGAATGCTTTCCAGATTGCACATGATATTTTCTGGCACTTTTTCTAACTTCGAATGGTCCTCCATTTGTATTCTGTCTTTTGCTTGGACtgtaatatattatatatcccTTTATAAATGGTTAGCTCTCAGATAGTGTTCCAGTGTCATTGTCACACTTTAAGAGGTACATTTTATGAGTTGCGAAGCTGTAATGGTAGGTAATGTGGGGTTCACCATTTTTTCATTGGTTATTTTGTATGTAGAACACAGAAGGAAGTATACATCAGTTTTCTCACTAGTTATAGTTtcctctcattctcattttatCAATATATTTCTGTGaaattgttgcttttgtggaaTGACAATATACATTTGAGAGTTGAGAGTTCAAAAGCTTATTAATATGAAATATTTTCTTAAGTTTATTCACTAGGTTGGTTAAATAAGTTGTATGGTCCATAAGCCTCAGGGGAACAACCCTACGAGTAAAAGCCGCCGCTTATGTATGTGTCAAAAATCGGTCACCCCTAATTTATATGTTCACTAGTCATTTTCGTTCTTTAACACTTAAACATTAACGCGTTGTTTGTTCTTTACTTCCTTCATTTCCTATTAGTTGGCGTCTTAGTAGTTTTTCCATTTTAATCATCATTTTgtattaattgatttttttaatcaacTTAACTCATAATAATtagtaggggtgtacaagacccggtgttacccgccaacccgtcccaGCCCAAGCCTTTAGGACCGGGTTGAACCCgacccgatcattaaaagagaccgggttcgggttgatctttgagttacccaacttcgggtcgggttcgggttgacactcgggtcacccggctcgtcccacatatatattttataaaattttaatttattataatgattaaaatgtgatacatggtgctcaaatttatcttaccatgtagatgaaattaaaatgtttaacatttaccttatgaattaaataaacgttggtcaaactattgacactttcatgctctaacaagagaaaatcatgtgtgtgtattatgcatatgtgagacaagtgaagaaatgatcaaataaaatgtaaacctctcaagtgcaatagagtATAAAAGAATTGGATtttttcaagttatttcttctaaaaaatagttccaacttataacttttttagtatattattatctttaaattttacaattagtatcaaatagtcttaaacttattgtccctcgggccaacccggtcccgtcctacatagactcATCCTAAATTtgacccgcataatgtcgggttgcttcgggtctagagacgggttagggtctatgaattgacccgatcaatatttagggccggaTTAGgtttaaccaaaacccgtcccaacccgtcccttgtacacccctaataATTAGTAGCGGACAATTGTATTCAtatgaaatataataaaaaactcgatgttttttataaaaatcaaaagattaattatatttattaaccTATGTACTACAACCACAACCTTAACTTGGAAGCATGAGACAATTTTTGTTGGACATGTCTAGCTGTTAGACCTGGATGTCAAGACAAAACAAACTGTTGTCCTAATtataagagaaaaacaaaagcaaactCTGAATTAGAGATATAGACACTGGGAGAGAGCATAGCCTTCCAAATCTCAATGAGTCATTTTGTCAAGGAGCATATAATTGAGAGGGAGGACAGGGATCACAAAGAATCCTGTCAAATCAGAAGAATGAGAAAGATGCCCATATTTTGTGGTCCTTGTGTCCCTCCCCATTGAGATGCTGCTCAACTCTTAACCCCAAGAGATTCATGCTGCTCCAAGTGCATTGCATTTTGAAAGTGAGGGATGGCTGCTAGTGCTcccatatttttaatattttcttcaCCTCTTTTCTAATGCAATGGATGATACTtggaataaaatattttttcattcttataaaattgatattttctccatttttaatctcaataattttttcatttgttcatgaaaacataaaaagaCATGGGCCATGACAGCTTTGTAAGATACTTTATCGACAGATGCATTTCGTTTTCCACATTGTCACGTTTCTGGCCATGGATTTTTGGGATGTTAATTAATTCTAGTGCATTGTTTCAAGTCAAGGGGATACGAGACTCTATTAATAttatacaccctccggtcactattataagtaaaaattagttttttagattcattcaataaatgatgtatgtggtcattaaaatggtcacatacatcatttattgaatgaatctaaaagtaaacttttgcttataatagtgaccgaaGGGTGtacttaaaattattttaaaatttcaaataataaataaattagaattgTTGTAAAAAAAGGTATATAAGTTATTAATATTTGAAATATTTCATTTCAATCAAGTATTATTATTGAATCTGGCTCCACATTTTGAGAGCATTTTTCATTTTCCGAAATTATTTTCAACTCGTTATATAAATGTTTGACAATTGGTTTAGGATTATATTGAAGATGAGATAAACATGGTTCatgattttatttcttttgaacTAATGGTTCATGATTTCAAACCTTGAAATATTTTATCTCTTACAATATTCATAATGATGGTTGCTTACAACATTtcttaaccttaaacaacatTGCTCATTTCTTTTTCTCGTTGAAGCACGTCTATATTTGTATTTGAGTTTGGTTGAACGTGAAAATCATTTCATCAAATCCAACTCTATTGCTTAAAATGTGCGCTAACGTGGGTTGAAAATGTACCTAAACACGTGTAGTTAGAAATCCTGGTTGAATAAAATTAAGAGATGTTGCTTGCACAAGCAGGCAAGCAGCCATTTCATAGGATGATCATATGATTAAAAACTTGCATGAATTGTCAAATTTACATGAATTGCTTATGATTGTCAATGCTCTTAAAACTTGTATATTTATGTTAAAATTGTGTTTTAACTCATGTGAATTGCAAACTAGACACATGCAAAGCAAGTGGGAATAATGGTGGGGTCCTGAGTTtgcagaggagaggaggaaTAAAAACGGTGTCACTCATTCACACACTCTCTTCCGGGGCCAGACCAAACAAACGAATACACAaacaccaacaccaacaccaacaTTGATCTTTGTTCCACTGCCCTCTAATCAAAGGTACTTCCTTCATCTCTTTCACTCTTTCATTCAGCTATAATTTCCTTAAAGATCTAAACTTGTAGCACAAAAATCAACTGGGTCACACTGTTTCTGTAACATAACAAGAAACAGCTTGTGCTGTCTGTGTGTGAAAACAGGGAAACATAGGCAAAAACAACATGGACGCGGGTCAGATGAAGAGACAGTGGGTGGACTACATCAAATCCCTGTTTGTGGAGGTAAGGCAAATAAGACAGTGTGACAAAAtatattgttttttcttttatggGATTGTGATTGTTAGATGTTGGGGGTGTGTTGTTTTCCATTGTTTGATTTGGTGGGTGTTCTTCTTTGTTGTCTTCTTAAGGGCTTCCTGGATGGTCAGTTTCTGCAACTTCAGCAGCTCCAAGATGAGAACAACCCTGAGTTTGTGGTTGAAGTGGTGTCTCTCTTTTTTGAAGATTCTGAGAGGCTTCTCAAAGATCTCTCTTTTGCTCTGTGAGTATTATCCTTGTTTAAATGTTTCCCTTGATCTTTACTAGTTAGTCCATGTTTGGAAATTATTGTACAATTGATTTTAGAgtgaaaatcaattatgggagAAGCTTATGTTAGTGCCATAATtgatttagaaaaaaataagtCCATGATACAATCATGCTTATAGAATGCTGGTTATTAGACATTTGCTCTTAATTGATGGCTGGAACATttgcatgattttttttccatgTTCTTGGGATTTTTCCTGTGCAGAGAGCAGAAAGGTGTTGACTTCAAAAAAGTTGATGCTCACGTTCATCAGTTAAAGGGTAGCAGCTCAAGGTATACAATTTTATTAAAGCAAGCAAATAATGTAAAAAACCTACAGAATCTGAATGAATAGGACTTTTTGTGCCATACCAGCTATGCTTGTGTAGCTGTAGATTCTTAAACGAGTAGTGTTTTTTCTCTGAAAATCACAGTAGACTAATCAAGCTTTACAGCTGAAccttaattaagaaaaattaaaaagtaataCAACTTTGTTTAATGTTAAACTTTGTTAGTCTGTTGCATTGTCTTGGTACTGAATCAAATTTGTTTGTCTTATGCACAGCATTGGGGCACAAAGGGTAAAAAATGCCTGCATTGCTTTTCGCAACTTCTGTGAGGAACAGAACACAGACGCGTGAGTATTTAATCTTCAATTTTCAGATAACTTGTTTGATAATTTTGGTCTCCTGAAGAATTAAAAATGAGTGCAGAAGTTTGAATGACAAAGCTAGTTCATGGTCTGATCATGGAAAATTCTAATTGGTGCAGGTGCCTCAGGTGTCTGCAACAAGTGAAGCAAGAGTACTGCCTTGTCAAGAATAAGCTTGAAACACTTATCAGGGTAACTAGATAAAAAAACTTTTAGCTTAAGCACATTCCAATATTCTGGATTTGTTACTTATATTTGTTTCGTGGACAATTATTGCAGCTTGAGCAACAGATTGTGGCAGCTGGTGGATCAATCCCCATGATGGAACTGAGTTTCTAAGCAGATGGATTTGTAGAGAGGCTTCTATTGTGATCCTCTTCTCTGTTTTATCCTTTTTTATCTTATGTCCCTAGTACATGTATGGATTTTTATGAGAAGAGAAGTTTTCATCCAATGTACCTTTTTCTTCACTAGAAAGCACTTCATAATTTGTAATCTCTTGCATACTTATGAAGGTTGATAGCACCTCTAATGAAGTTGCTTCTTTTTCTCTAACTCGAAAACTAAGAAAATTTGTAGTGAAAACAACCCTTAAAACAATCCTATAATCATCGGAGCACAAATATGTTTCACTAAAGGGAAAGATAGATGATCTATCATTACTTTCTAGAACTAACATAgaacatgtttggaaattctgcaattgattttgaagccaaaatcaattatgggaagAAGTTTCTGAgtgcttgattctgaggaaaaagaaactgatccaaacatgctaatagACCAGCACTCCGCTATAAGCTAGTAGTTGGCATCCTTTGATTAATGaagttgcttctttttcttACCCAAAAACTAAGAAAAATTGCAGTGAAAACAACCCTTCCAACAATCCTATAAACATCTGGATCACAGATATACTTCACCAAAGGAAAATATAGATGATGCATCATTATACTATTCAGAACTGATATAGACTAGCACTGTGCTATAAGCCAGTAGTTTAGTTGGCATTCTTTGTGGTTAAAAATATTTAGTGGTATAAGTTAATGGAGATGTAAAGACTAAAGACACTTTTATTTTGGAATAAGAAACAGGTAAGGACGGCAaatgataatttttaaattgGTGTGGAAGATAAGATGAATCCTGAGAAGATATGATTCTTTACAAGTCAAATCATGATGTGGTGGTTTTGTCCTTTGTCTGCTCCTTAATGGAgccaatcactgaatgaagtaAACGCCGAAATTATACCTTTTACTTTAGTCCTAGAAGCAAACATGGTCTTTCTTCAATTTTGATGTTGATGTCCTTAGGATGCTTATCCCCAAGATAAGACATGCCAACCCCACACTGGTGTACTGGTGTCAACTCACCAACACCGCGCTTGGGCTCACAAGCTCTGGAAGGTTTATCGTTTTCCATTGATGTATAGCATGTATGAAGGTAACTTATTTGTTCTCAAAAACGATATTCTGATACACAGAAACTATTCGCATAAGCCACTTCCCATAATTGATTTCGATTGTAGAGTTAATTATAGATGGATTTTGAAACATAGACAATATTAAACATGACTAGTAGATTATGCATGGGTGCAGTCTTATAAGCTTTTATTCTTATTTGGTCATATTTTCTTATTAATATTTTACTTGATCTAGTAAATTATGATAATGCCATATACATAGGTTTAAAACCTTGGATATTTTGTTAAATAGTTAATGCTCTTTCCTCTTGTGTTCGTGTGATGTAAAAGTTATCAAATTTATCTATAATGTAATGTGATACATTGTCTCTGTCAAGGCTGATGcaataattatgttttttttttgtcgaaattAAACACTTGGAACAATATGACAACCAAATAGGTTTCAAACTCAGGTCAGTTATTTTGCATGTTGCTTTTAAGTCTATTAAATTCTATACTATGTTGCTTTTAATAACTCATTTTTTTGGTATAGTACAAAAAAGTCTTTTTGAATTTATGTATATCACACATAAAAACTATAgtgtataaaataaaaaaagatacaCTGCTTTTGGCAGATAAACATGAAATTTGCCTGTTAACTTCTATCATGAGGATGACTCCATTTCCTCCTCTGTTCTTCAAAGCTTCTAACCTTAGCTGATTGGATCGGATCACCTAGCTTCTTTGCATACATCTCATGATAACTCTTGGCATCAACATGACTTAAAACTCTCACTGTTTTTCCACATTTTTCATCCACCACAATTTTCCCATCAGTAGATTCAATCTCTTCAGCCAAGACTTCAACAGATTTGACCTCAAACTTTGCATTTAGATTTGAAGGGCTATTAGATAGGACAACCGCACCTATAATTTCTCCCAAAAATGTGTCCTGTA contains:
- the LOC130723857 gene encoding histidine-containing phosphotransfer protein 1, translated to MDAGQMKRQWVDYIKSLFVEGFLDGQFLQLQQLQDENNPEFVVEVVSLFFEDSERLLKDLSFALEQKGVDFKKVDAHVHQLKGSSSSIGAQRVKNACIAFRNFCEEQNTDACLRCLQQVKQEYCLVKNKLETLIRLEQQIVAAGGSIPMMELSF